A single window of Aquabacterium sp. OR-4 DNA harbors:
- a CDS encoding LysR family transcriptional regulator → MLTADNLILFAEVAAAGSFTAAGRRHGLPKSTVSRRIAALESALGQRLLTRGTRSLSLTPFGDGILRHGQRLLEELTQVTDLAQHRQLTPVGPLRVSLPPEFQELSLLPLLQDYVARYPMVRLELDLSPHRVDLLSGRYDLAVRIARQLPDDSALVARPLAELRHGLYASPAYLARHGAPAGPQDLTSHVALTLIGSDGQPQGWQLTQGDTTVALQPQGPVAANSISLNSGLAVAGVGIAGMSERFAAPFVQQCVLPQWQLPTATVWAVTQGRRLLPLQTRAFIDRLREVLAAQPAAG, encoded by the coding sequence ATGTTGACCGCAGACAACCTGATCCTGTTTGCCGAGGTGGCCGCCGCGGGCAGCTTCACCGCGGCCGGGCGGCGCCATGGTCTGCCCAAGTCCACGGTGTCGCGCCGCATCGCCGCGCTGGAGTCGGCGCTGGGCCAGCGCCTGCTCACGCGCGGCACGCGCTCGCTCAGCCTCACGCCGTTCGGCGACGGCATCCTGCGGCATGGCCAACGCCTGCTGGAGGAACTGACCCAGGTGACCGACCTGGCGCAGCACCGGCAGCTCACACCCGTCGGGCCGCTGCGCGTGTCGCTGCCGCCCGAGTTCCAGGAGCTGTCGCTGCTGCCCCTGCTGCAGGACTACGTGGCGCGCTACCCCATGGTGCGGCTGGAGCTGGACCTGTCGCCGCACCGCGTCGACCTGCTGTCGGGCCGCTACGATCTGGCGGTGCGCATTGCGCGGCAGTTGCCTGATGACTCCGCGCTGGTCGCACGGCCGCTGGCCGAGTTGCGCCACGGCCTGTACGCCAGCCCGGCCTATCTGGCGCGACATGGCGCACCCGCCGGCCCGCAGGACCTGACGTCGCATGTCGCGCTGACGCTGATCGGCAGCGATGGCCAGCCCCAGGGCTGGCAGCTGACCCAGGGTGACACCACCGTGGCGCTACAGCCGCAGGGTCCGGTGGCCGCAAACTCGATCTCGCTGAACAGCGGCCTGGCGGTGGCCGGCGTCGGCATTGCCGGCATGTCGGAACGCTTTGCGGCGCCCTTCGTGCAGCAATGCGTGCTGCCGCAATGGCAGCTGCCCACCGCCACGGTCTGGGCGGTGACCCAGGGCCGGCGCCTGCTGCCGCTGCAGACCCGTGCCTTCATCGACCGGCTGCGCGAGGTGCTGGCAGCGCAGCCCGCGGCCGGCTGA
- a CDS encoding aldose epimerase family protein, with the protein MTTSQLVLTRRPFGAMPDGQPVHEYTLVNGSGLSLNVLTLGGIVSRLDLSDATGHSTNVVLGFDHLDDYLHRNPFFGVIVGRYANRIAQGRFEIDGQVHQLACNQGANCLHGGAMGFGTRLWQAEPAVPAPDEAVALVLKRISEDGEEGFPGRLHITVRYSLGLERRWRIEYEARCDRPTVVNLTHHSYFNLAGQGSALGHELTIPAQRYTEVDATMIPLQHATVAGTPFDFRTPRVVDERIRQAHPQLVRARGYDHNWVLDAPFDGALHWAATLRDPASGRSLEVHSTEPAIQFYSGNSLDAGLAGTGGRVYRQGDGICLETQHNPDSPNRPVSADWPSTVLRPGQVYRSVTEHRFN; encoded by the coding sequence ATGACAACAAGCCAGCTCGTTCTCACGCGTCGGCCTTTCGGCGCCATGCCTGACGGCCAGCCGGTGCATGAGTACACGCTGGTCAATGGCAGCGGATTGAGTCTGAACGTCCTGACGCTGGGCGGCATCGTCAGCCGCCTGGACCTGTCGGATGCCACCGGCCACAGCACCAATGTCGTGCTGGGCTTCGACCACCTGGACGACTACCTGCACCGCAACCCCTTCTTCGGTGTCATCGTCGGACGCTATGCCAATCGCATTGCACAGGGACGCTTTGAGATCGACGGTCAGGTGCACCAGTTGGCCTGCAATCAAGGGGCGAACTGCCTGCACGGCGGCGCGATGGGGTTTGGCACCCGGCTTTGGCAAGCGGAGCCGGCCGTGCCCGCACCAGACGAGGCCGTGGCCCTGGTGCTCAAGCGCATTTCCGAAGACGGCGAGGAAGGATTCCCTGGCCGTCTGCACATCACGGTGCGGTACAGCCTGGGCCTGGAGCGGCGCTGGCGCATCGAATACGAAGCGCGCTGCGATCGCCCCACCGTCGTCAACCTGACGCACCACAGCTACTTCAACCTGGCCGGCCAAGGTTCGGCTCTGGGCCACGAATTGACGATTCCGGCGCAGCGCTACACCGAAGTCGATGCGACCATGATTCCGCTGCAACATGCCACGGTGGCCGGAACGCCGTTCGACTTCCGCACGCCGCGCGTTGTCGACGAGCGCATCCGCCAGGCGCATCCACAACTCGTGCGCGCACGCGGGTATGACCACAACTGGGTGCTGGACGCGCCTTTCGATGGTGCGCTGCATTGGGCCGCCACGCTGCGCGATCCGGCATCAGGCCGCAGCCTGGAAGTCCACAGCACCGAGCCCGCGATCCAGTTCTACTCAGGAAACTCACTTGACGCCGGCCTGGCCGGCACCGGCGGTCGGGTCTACCGCCAGGGCGACGGGATCTGCCTGGAGACCCAGCACAACCCGGACTCACCCAACCGTCCCGTCAGCGCTGACTGGCCGTCCACCGTGCTGAGGCCCGGGCAGGTCTACCGCAGCGTCACAGAGCACCGCTTCAACTGA
- a CDS encoding DoxX family protein, with translation MLGLTRQDFAIRASAFDLTQPWNLLRLIAGAFMLPHVAGKFVAGGLSPGVVGFFTKAGFQPAEAWVVLAALVEAGTGLALILGLCTRFAALGAAGALAVAVYALYAIKGFAWLWNLGGFEYPVFWALVCVAIAMNGFRERAAAA, from the coding sequence ATGCTGGGACTCACCAGACAAGACTTCGCCATCCGGGCCAGCGCATTCGATCTGACCCAACCGTGGAACCTTCTGCGCCTGATCGCCGGCGCCTTCATGCTGCCCCATGTGGCCGGCAAGTTCGTGGCGGGCGGCCTGTCGCCGGGGGTGGTGGGGTTCTTCACCAAGGCCGGCTTCCAGCCCGCCGAAGCCTGGGTGGTCCTGGCCGCCCTGGTGGAGGCGGGCACCGGCCTGGCCCTGATCCTGGGCCTTTGCACGCGCTTTGCCGCGCTGGGGGCGGCCGGAGCCCTGGCGGTGGCGGTGTATGCGCTGTACGCCATCAAGGGCTTTGCCTGGCTGTGGAACCTGGGCGGCTTTGAATACCCGGTGTTCTGGGCCTTGGTCTGCGTGGCCATCGCGATGAACGGGTTCCGCGAGCGCGCCGCAGCGGCCTGA
- a CDS encoding MFS transporter, giving the protein MPPKPDASIGFTALYALAMFGTFLALLTPPVMTLALRAAEVAPANKEAVLSWALGLGALVSLLVNPVAGQLSDRTTSRWGMRRPWILAGLVVGLAGLYLIATGDATMLVVGWCVTQLGFNFLIPTLLAVLPDQVPERQHGRVSGILNAGFPVGVVAGVSVAQAVAPDMRAMFMVPGVVAVVLVVLFMLRLDDRRLSPADVAPLDWKGFLGGFWISPRAAPDFCWAWLSRFLLFMGLATLMSYQVFYLLDKVGIAPAAVPETMLKSTLVSTFTTVIGSLLGGWLSDRIARRRVFVLVSALIYSVGLAVIGTTAQLEPFLWGIAICGLGQGVYLAVDLALVAEVLPDKTGGAAKGIGIISLANNIPQSLAPAIAPVFLAIGAAGMAKNYGALFWAAAIFALLGALAAVPIKGVK; this is encoded by the coding sequence TTGCCCCCCAAACCCGACGCCTCCATCGGCTTCACCGCGCTGTATGCGCTGGCGATGTTCGGCACCTTCCTGGCGCTGTTGACGCCGCCGGTGATGACGCTGGCGCTGCGCGCCGCCGAGGTGGCGCCGGCCAACAAGGAAGCCGTGCTGTCGTGGGCCCTGGGCCTGGGTGCGCTGGTGTCGCTGCTGGTCAATCCGGTCGCCGGCCAGCTGAGCGACCGCACCACCTCGCGCTGGGGCATGCGGCGCCCCTGGATCCTGGCCGGCCTGGTGGTGGGCCTGGCGGGCCTTTACCTCATCGCCACCGGCGACGCCACGATGCTGGTGGTGGGCTGGTGCGTCACGCAGCTGGGCTTCAACTTCCTGATCCCCACGTTGCTGGCCGTGCTGCCCGACCAGGTGCCCGAACGCCAGCATGGCCGCGTCTCGGGCATCCTGAACGCCGGCTTTCCAGTCGGCGTAGTGGCGGGTGTGTCGGTGGCGCAGGCCGTTGCGCCCGACATGCGCGCCATGTTCATGGTGCCCGGCGTGGTGGCCGTGGTGCTGGTGGTGCTGTTCATGCTGCGGCTGGATGACCGCCGCCTTTCGCCCGCCGACGTGGCACCGCTTGACTGGAAGGGCTTCCTCGGCGGCTTCTGGATCAGCCCGCGCGCGGCGCCTGATTTCTGCTGGGCCTGGCTGAGCCGCTTCCTGCTGTTCATGGGTCTGGCCACGCTGATGAGCTACCAGGTGTTCTACCTGCTGGACAAGGTGGGCATCGCCCCCGCCGCCGTGCCCGAGACCATGCTCAAGAGCACGCTGGTGTCCACGTTCACCACGGTGATCGGCAGCTTGTTGGGCGGTTGGCTGTCCGACCGCATCGCCCGGCGCCGTGTCTTCGTGCTGGTCTCGGCGCTGATTTACAGCGTGGGGCTGGCGGTCATCGGCACCACCGCGCAGCTCGAGCCCTTCCTGTGGGGCATCGCGATCTGCGGCCTGGGGCAGGGCGTCTACCTGGCGGTCGACCTGGCGCTGGTGGCCGAGGTGCTGCCCGACAAGACCGGTGGCGCGGCCAAGGGCATCGGCATCATCAGCCTGGCCAACAACATCCCGCAATCGCTGGCGCCGGCCATCGCGCCGGTCTTCCTGGCCATCGGTGCGGCCGGCATGGCCAAGAACTATGGCGCGCTGTTCTGGGCTGCCGCCATCTTTGCGCTGCTGGGCGCGCTGGCGGCCGTGCCGATCAAGGGCGTGAAGTGA
- a CDS encoding TonB-dependent receptor: MKRPVLHPLAMAMLSALSAYSTNSAYAQAAPAAKAEQEVIVTANKVSQSALKVGASLSAVGADDLRELGVADAKALTDLIPNTQISQAGGSTVVVNIRGIDNTNTTPGGEPAAAFHIDGIYFGRMNAAGSAFFDIERVEVLRGPQGTLYGRNANAGVVNVITKAPNSVRGGYVSGELGNLGQMRFDGAYNLPVNDSLALRMAFSSNRRDGYSQTKTATNGFGENRDNVHTDSLRLQALAKFSPQTTLHLSYDFSANKGSGPNYYDLTSGVIPTRKLVDTTNSLEGKFNDQSYGWKAELKTDLGFANLTYIYGDRSFKQREDYSVSALALLADADVHQTSHELRLASRDNGPLQWVGGLFAYNEKTTNLVLDGVVPAPGPLTAAQCGGLPSCYGILRYTDGLLENDSKAVFGQITYSLDSQNRLIAGARTTSDRKLRSSGQQFFSSDGTFDPATGFITPLYGEGKWKSPTYRLGYERDLATNQMFYASVSTGFKAGGFNDGDTRTQPEFIYRPEKINSYEMGVNGKFLNNALQLTSSLFHYKYSEMQRTGIVNNSAVTVNTGRASVSGLEATARYRISPVGRVDLSLGLLDAKYSDFHTPNGADFSGRSMDKSPQFTLNLGYTHHWDLASGARLTGYVGTKYSSAYNLTDVGTATAAPIVFRQQSFTKSNLSIMYTSPSDAFDVQVYVKNLENTSQLMGTTSLAGTNYGYMSEPRTFGVRSTFRF, translated from the coding sequence ATGAAGAGACCTGTTCTGCACCCCCTGGCCATGGCCATGCTGTCTGCGCTGTCTGCCTATTCGACAAACAGCGCATACGCACAGGCGGCCCCCGCGGCCAAGGCCGAGCAGGAAGTCATCGTGACGGCGAACAAGGTCAGCCAGTCGGCGCTGAAGGTGGGGGCCTCGCTGTCGGCCGTGGGCGCCGATGACCTGCGCGAACTGGGCGTGGCCGATGCCAAGGCCCTGACCGACCTGATTCCCAACACCCAGATCAGCCAGGCGGGCGGCAGCACGGTGGTGGTGAACATCCGTGGCATCGACAACACCAACACCACGCCGGGCGGCGAGCCGGCAGCGGCCTTCCACATCGATGGCATCTACTTCGGCAGGATGAATGCCGCCGGCTCCGCCTTCTTCGACATCGAGCGGGTGGAAGTGCTGCGCGGGCCGCAGGGCACGCTGTACGGACGCAACGCCAACGCCGGCGTGGTGAACGTGATCACCAAGGCGCCCAACAGCGTGCGCGGCGGCTACGTGTCGGGCGAACTGGGCAACCTGGGCCAGATGCGGTTCGACGGCGCGTACAACCTTCCGGTCAACGACAGCCTGGCCCTGCGCATGGCGTTCTCGTCGAACCGGCGCGATGGCTACTCGCAGACCAAGACCGCCACCAACGGTTTCGGCGAGAACCGGGACAACGTCCACACCGATTCGCTGCGCCTGCAGGCCCTGGCGAAGTTCTCACCGCAGACCACGCTGCACCTGTCCTACGACTTCAGTGCCAACAAGGGTTCTGGTCCGAACTACTACGACCTGACCAGCGGCGTCATCCCAACCCGCAAACTGGTTGACACCACCAATTCGCTGGAGGGCAAGTTCAACGACCAGTCGTATGGTTGGAAGGCAGAACTCAAGACCGACCTGGGCTTTGCCAACCTGACCTACATCTACGGCGACCGCAGCTTCAAGCAGCGTGAGGACTATTCGGTTTCGGCACTGGCGCTGCTCGCGGATGCCGATGTGCACCAGACCTCGCATGAGCTGCGCCTTGCATCGCGCGACAACGGCCCGCTGCAGTGGGTGGGGGGATTGTTCGCGTACAACGAGAAGACCACGAACCTGGTGCTCGATGGCGTGGTGCCAGCGCCCGGCCCATTGACTGCAGCCCAGTGCGGCGGCTTGCCAAGCTGCTACGGCATCCTCAGGTATACCGATGGCCTGCTCGAGAACGATTCGAAGGCCGTGTTCGGCCAGATCACCTACAGCCTGGACAGCCAGAACCGGCTGATCGCCGGCGCGCGCACCACCTCCGACAGAAAGCTGCGAAGCAGCGGCCAGCAGTTCTTCAGCTCGGACGGCACCTTCGATCCCGCCACCGGCTTCATCACCCCGCTGTATGGCGAGGGCAAGTGGAAGAGCCCCACCTACCGTCTGGGCTATGAACGCGACCTGGCGACGAACCAGATGTTCTACGCCAGCGTCTCCACGGGCTTCAAGGCCGGCGGATTCAACGATGGCGACACCCGGACCCAGCCCGAGTTCATCTACCGGCCCGAGAAGATCAACTCCTACGAAATGGGCGTCAACGGCAAGTTCCTGAACAATGCGCTGCAGTTGACGTCCTCGCTGTTCCACTACAAGTACAGCGAAATGCAACGCACGGGCATCGTGAACAACTCTGCCGTCACGGTGAACACCGGCCGCGCCAGCGTCAGCGGCCTGGAGGCCACCGCGCGGTACCGCATCAGTCCCGTCGGACGTGTGGATCTGAGCCTGGGCTTGCTGGATGCCAAGTACAGCGACTTCCACACGCCGAACGGCGCCGACTTCTCCGGCCGCAGCATGGACAAGTCGCCGCAGTTCACCTTGAACCTGGGCTACACCCACCACTGGGATCTGGCGTCCGGCGCACGGCTGACAGGCTATGTGGGCACCAAGTACTCGTCGGCCTACAACCTCACCGACGTGGGCACGGCAACGGCTGCACCCATCGTGTTCCGCCAGCAGTCGTTCACGAAGTCGAATCTGTCCATCATGTACACCAGTCCGAGTGATGCCTTCGACGTGCAGGTCTATGTGAAGAACCTGGAGAACACCTCGCAGCTGATGGGCACCACCAGCCTGGCCGGCACCAACTATGGCTACATGAGCGAGCCGCGCACCTTCGGCGTTCGATCGACCTTCCGCTTCTGA
- a CDS encoding alpha/beta hydrolase domain-containing protein — translation MSKLPSVQPISGPRSPLNSAAALIEPLGYVEQEFRIEGTAARYRLADRFDSRSTTPAGDAQWVDAGHAYATRLLVRRPREATRCSGVVVVEWLNVSAGQDIDFMFAASRELLLREGHVWVGASVQRVGVERLVQWQPARYAGLSVAAEVADPLDGSVLDPADAFIGAAGGDVLCWDIFSQIARLLRAPAAAALGLAPARTVIAAGESQSAVRLGRYHDSIQPLSGAFDGFLLYDRGPMARPRDDVAAPLIGIGTEFYAEYTGTVAPADGPKQRWWELAGASHVSLAEMAGYVDPQVLRDATQCADGQPLTLTAQLARSAPQRRHPLWSRVPNGDLVKAALRALLCWIHEGRAPAATPRLVLDGQGRLVRDADGQVAGGVRHAGYEVPCATNVGVDEQGVRLAGYHQDFDREAMRRRYGSAAGYVARVGQAVQANLAQGTLLPEEAVRVIEDARADAARLMG, via the coding sequence ATGAGCAAACTGCCATCCGTCCAGCCGATCAGCGGCCCGCGGTCGCCCTTGAACTCGGCCGCGGCGCTGATCGAGCCGCTGGGCTACGTGGAGCAGGAGTTCCGCATCGAAGGCACGGCCGCGCGCTACCGCCTGGCGGACCGGTTCGACAGCCGCTCGACGACGCCTGCCGGCGATGCGCAATGGGTTGACGCCGGCCACGCCTACGCCACGCGGCTGCTGGTGCGGCGGCCGCGCGAGGCCACGCGCTGCAGCGGCGTGGTGGTGGTGGAGTGGCTCAACGTGTCGGCCGGCCAGGACATCGACTTCATGTTCGCCGCCAGCCGCGAACTGCTGCTGCGCGAGGGCCATGTGTGGGTGGGCGCCAGCGTGCAGCGGGTGGGGGTGGAGCGCCTGGTGCAATGGCAGCCGGCGCGCTACGCCGGGCTGAGCGTGGCGGCCGAGGTTGCCGACCCGCTGGACGGCAGCGTGCTGGATCCGGCCGACGCCTTCATCGGCGCTGCCGGCGGCGACGTGCTGTGCTGGGACATCTTCAGCCAGATCGCCCGGCTGCTGCGTGCGCCCGCGGCGGCGGCGCTGGGCCTGGCGCCGGCGCGCACCGTGATCGCGGCGGGCGAGTCGCAGTCGGCCGTGCGCCTGGGGCGTTATCACGACAGCATCCAGCCGCTGAGCGGTGCCTTCGACGGCTTCCTGCTCTATGACCGCGGCCCGATGGCGCGCCCGCGCGACGACGTGGCGGCGCCGCTGATCGGCATCGGCACCGAGTTTTATGCCGAGTACACCGGCACGGTGGCGCCGGCCGACGGGCCGAAGCAGCGCTGGTGGGAGCTGGCGGGCGCCTCGCATGTGTCGCTGGCCGAGATGGCCGGCTATGTCGATCCGCAGGTGCTGCGCGACGCCACGCAGTGCGCCGATGGCCAGCCGCTGACCCTGACGGCGCAGCTGGCGCGCAGTGCGCCGCAGCGGCGTCATCCGCTGTGGAGCCGGGTGCCCAATGGTGACCTGGTGAAGGCGGCGCTGCGGGCGCTGCTGTGCTGGATCCACGAGGGCCGGGCGCCGGCCGCCACGCCACGCCTGGTGCTGGATGGTCAGGGCCGCCTGGTGCGCGATGCCGATGGCCAGGTGGCGGGCGGCGTGCGCCATGCCGGCTACGAGGTGCCTTGCGCCACCAACGTGGGTGTGGACGAGCAGGGCGTGCGCCTGGCCGGCTACCACCAGGACTTCGACCGCGAGGCCATGCGCCGACGCTACGGCAGCGCGGCTGGGTATGTGGCCCGTGTCGGGCAGGCCGTGCAGGCGAATCTGGCCCAGGGCACGCTGCTGCCGGAGGAGGCCGTGCGCGTGATCGAAGACGCCCGCGCCGATGCGGCCCGGCTGATGGGCTGA
- a CDS encoding carboxylesterase/lipase family protein, which translates to MTRAGDVEGLRLGEVEAFLGIPYAAAPVGPLRWRPPAPVAPWTGVRAATQYGPSAWQAVMPEGFGPWTREYVVQDEVSEDCLYLNVWTPATRAAGPCPVLVWIHGGAFCQGSGSVPIYEGRALAAQGVVVVTLNYRLGVLGFLSHPALSQEDPAQGGGNFGLQDQLAALRWIQDNIAAFGGNPGAVTLAGQSAGALSVHMLVASPRARGLFHRAIAQSGPPTLAPIRNRAEAEADGCAFVDSLQAATPDALRSWPVAALTRTLAPGPRFMPMVDGVLLPAWPPQRSPQHLGSDVPMLVGQTADENSGLDPAYAGDDGTALDALLQRQAGSAAPALAEAYRQACAGDTGAAYHAASRDAWLAALWDWASQRLGHTHSPVYAYHFDHAPPGPETQRYGAFHTAEVPYVMSTLHAAPDRGYSSDDHALSALASRYWLNFVRTGNPNSPGMPPWPALDDRVPRMLRIAPDPTVEPMLSAACRQIVDHQQRAPTLVTLLS; encoded by the coding sequence ATGACCCGCGCCGGTGATGTCGAGGGCCTGCGGCTGGGCGAGGTCGAGGCCTTCCTCGGCATTCCCTATGCCGCAGCCCCGGTCGGTCCGTTGCGCTGGCGCCCGCCGGCACCCGTGGCGCCTTGGACGGGTGTCCGCGCCGCCACGCAGTACGGGCCCAGCGCCTGGCAGGCCGTGATGCCCGAGGGCTTCGGGCCATGGACGCGGGAGTACGTGGTCCAGGACGAGGTCAGCGAGGACTGCCTGTACCTGAACGTGTGGACCCCGGCCACGCGCGCGGCCGGCCCCTGCCCGGTGCTGGTGTGGATTCATGGCGGCGCGTTCTGCCAGGGCTCGGGATCGGTGCCGATCTATGAAGGCCGGGCGCTGGCCGCACAAGGCGTGGTGGTGGTCACGTTGAACTACCGCCTGGGTGTGCTCGGATTCCTGTCCCACCCGGCGCTGAGCCAGGAAGACCCCGCCCAGGGCGGTGGCAACTTCGGGCTGCAGGACCAGCTGGCCGCGCTGCGATGGATCCAGGACAACATCGCCGCGTTCGGCGGCAATCCGGGCGCCGTGACGCTGGCCGGCCAATCGGCCGGCGCCTTGTCGGTGCACATGCTGGTGGCCTCGCCGCGTGCGCGCGGCCTGTTCCACCGCGCCATCGCGCAGAGCGGGCCGCCCACGCTGGCACCCATCCGCAACCGCGCCGAGGCCGAGGCCGATGGCTGCGCGTTCGTCGACAGCCTGCAGGCCGCGACGCCTGACGCGCTGCGCAGCTGGCCGGTGGCCGCACTCACGCGCACCCTGGCGCCTGGCCCGCGCTTCATGCCCATGGTCGACGGCGTGCTGCTGCCGGCCTGGCCCCCCCAGCGCAGCCCGCAGCACCTGGGCAGCGATGTGCCGATGCTGGTGGGCCAGACCGCCGACGAGAACAGCGGCCTCGATCCGGCCTACGCCGGCGACGATGGGACGGCGCTGGACGCCTTGCTGCAACGCCAGGCCGGCAGCGCTGCGCCGGCGCTCGCCGAGGCCTACCGGCAGGCCTGTGCCGGTGACACGGGCGCGGCCTACCACGCCGCTTCGCGCGATGCCTGGCTGGCTGCGCTGTGGGACTGGGCATCGCAGCGCCTGGGCCACACGCACAGCCCGGTCTACGCCTATCACTTCGACCATGCACCGCCCGGTCCCGAAACGCAGCGCTACGGCGCCTTCCATACCGCGGAGGTGCCGTATGTGATGTCCACGCTGCATGCCGCGCCAGATCGGGGCTATTCGTCCGATGACCATGCGCTCAGCGCCTTGGCCTCACGCTACTGGCTGAACTTCGTCCGGACCGGCAACCCCAACAGCCCCGGAATGCCGCCCTGGCCGGCGCTGGACGACCGCGTGCCCCGCATGCTGCGCATCGCGCCAGACCCGACCGTGGAGCCCATGCTGTCCGCAGCATGTCGGCAGATCGTGGACCACCAGCAGCGGGCGCCGACGCTGGTGACGCTGTTGTCATGA
- a CDS encoding alpha/beta hydrolase, producing MWFSLCLAACLTSVPCAAADSFAVTLDPAQNGRYTVDPAVPANGRLPAGTVLTVTAQPNAGYALDSGYYAVPGRWGVSYHESMTPRFKVTVTQDMRIGASFIRQSELAHVVVRQDIVYAKPGVKPLKYDVFTPKGAKGPLPIVVIIHGGGWVSNDENIMRGLARELTRGAEFVVASIDYRWAGKADGDATGNSMANLVEDVYGAIAHIMAHASTYGGDASRIVLTGDSAGGHLAAVASLMVDRIGDGGFGRTAGVFEFKPSYLPKGKASADVRAEMSQAIKGAAPSYGVFGGPLLSHHSDDPAADDGWKAAIEPIRHIPPATVRAVPQYLTRGTEDPVITDAMCKAFVEGLVAVGQRAEYVQIGGANHAFFDWSPDASRQATFKRHGVYHAARMKAFFASVVNP from the coding sequence ATGTGGTTTTCCCTGTGCCTGGCGGCCTGCCTGACGTCGGTGCCCTGCGCCGCGGCAGACTCATTTGCAGTCACGCTGGACCCGGCGCAGAACGGCCGGTACACGGTGGATCCGGCGGTGCCGGCGAACGGCAGGCTGCCTGCTGGCACCGTGCTGACCGTCACCGCGCAGCCGAATGCGGGTTATGCCTTGGATTCCGGCTACTACGCCGTCCCCGGTCGCTGGGGCGTCTCGTACCACGAGTCGATGACGCCACGCTTCAAGGTCACTGTCACCCAGGACATGCGCATCGGTGCGTCCTTCATCCGCCAGTCCGAGCTGGCGCATGTGGTGGTGAGGCAGGACATCGTCTATGCCAAACCCGGCGTGAAGCCGCTGAAGTACGACGTCTTCACACCGAAGGGCGCCAAGGGACCGCTGCCGATCGTGGTCATCATCCACGGCGGTGGTTGGGTCAGCAACGATGAAAACATCATGCGAGGCCTGGCCCGTGAGCTGACCCGGGGCGCTGAATTCGTGGTGGCGAGCATCGACTATCGATGGGCGGGCAAGGCGGACGGCGACGCCACAGGCAACTCGATGGCCAACCTCGTCGAAGATGTCTACGGCGCCATCGCCCACATCATGGCCCATGCCAGCACCTATGGCGGCGATGCCTCGCGCATCGTGCTGACGGGCGACAGTGCCGGCGGCCACCTGGCCGCCGTGGCATCGCTGATGGTGGACAGGATCGGCGACGGTGGCTTTGGCCGGACGGCGGGTGTCTTCGAGTTCAAGCCCAGCTACCTGCCGAAGGGCAAAGCATCCGCCGATGTCCGCGCGGAGATGTCGCAGGCCATCAAGGGGGCGGCCCCCAGTTACGGTGTGTTCGGTGGCCCGCTTCTGAGTCATCACTCCGACGACCCGGCGGCTGATGACGGCTGGAAGGCGGCGATCGAGCCCATCCGGCACATTCCACCCGCCACGGTGCGTGCCGTGCCGCAGTACCTGACGCGCGGCACCGAGGATCCGGTGATCACCGACGCCATGTGCAAGGCGTTTGTCGAGGGCTTGGTGGCTGTGGGCCAGCGGGCAGAGTACGTGCAGATCGGCGGGGCCAACCACGCGTTCTTCGACTGGAGCCCCGACGCCAGCCGGCAGGCCACCTTCAAGCGGCACGGCGTTTACCACGCGGCGAGGATGAAGGCGTTCTTCGCGTCGGTGGTGAACCCGTGA
- a CDS encoding helix-hairpin-helix domain-containing protein, whose product MTEVPTFRRFSEPERLLLLRERGVGERVVERLEAAGYGSIARIHEAGVDTVVHSIAQACGSRSWANRRRALQRVLASVNDKTALNRFDS is encoded by the coding sequence ATGACTGAAGTGCCGACCTTTCGCCGATTTTCAGAACCCGAGCGCCTCCTGCTGCTGCGCGAGCGAGGCGTGGGCGAACGCGTGGTGGAGCGGCTCGAAGCCGCCGGCTATGGCTCGATCGCCCGGATCCACGAGGCGGGCGTCGACACGGTCGTTCACTCGATCGCACAGGCATGCGGATCCCGCAGCTGGGCCAACCGTCGGCGCGCCTTGCAACGGGTGCTCGCCTCCGTGAACGACAAGACGGCCTTGAACCGGTTTGACTCCTGA